The genome window TGGAGTGGATCGCGGGGCACCTGGGCGACGTGCGCTTCCCGTGGCTCGGCCTCGGCACCTCGCTCACGCGTGTGCCCACCCTGGTGCAGTTCGCGGACCTGGGCGGCGCGCGGGGCGTGACGCTCTGGCTCACCTGGGCCAACGTGTTGATGGCCGGCGCGCTTCGGGGCCGCGCTTGGAAGCCGGCGGCCGCCGTGGTGGCGACCATCGCCGCCGCGCTGGGCTACGGCGGGTGGCGCGAGCGTACCCTGGTGATGCGCCCGGTGACGACGGTCGCCGTGGTCCAGCCCAACGTCGGGTTCGCCGAGAAGCGGGAGAACCGGGAGCAGGACTCGCTGGTGCTGGAGCTGCTGGCGCTCACGCGCCGCGCCGACTCGATGCCGGGCGTGGGGCTGGTCGCGTGGCCGGAGGCCGCCATCGCCGACTACTTGTTCCGGCACCCCGACTGGGAGCAGTGGATCGGCGACCTCGCGCGAACGACCCGCACACCCATCGTGACGGGCGGGCTCGACGTGGAGTGGGGAGACACGCCCACGTCGTACGAGTACTACAACGCGGCCTTCGTGTTCGATTCGACCGGCTCGAACCGCTCGCAGCCGTCCTATCGGAAGACCTACCTCGTCCCGATCGTGGAGCGCGTGCCGTTCGTCAATCCGCGCTGGTTCGGGAAGCTCGAGTACTTCGGCGGGTTCGGGCACGGGGACCGGTTCCCGGTCTATCGCATCGCCGAGGGCGGGTTCGGGATCGTGATCTGCTACGAGTCGGCGTTCGAGGACCTGGCACGCGGCTACCGGCGTGACGGCGCCGACTTCCTCGTCAACATCACGAACGACGCCTGGTTCGGCCGCACCGCGGCGCCGTACCAGCATGCTTCGCACCTGGTCATGAGGGCGATCGAGACCCGCATGGGGATCGCGCGCGCGGCGAACACCGGGATCAGCGAGTTCGTGGACCCCCAGGGGCGCACGCACCTGGCAACGGGGTTGTACGAGGAAGCCGTCGTCGCCGGCCCGGTGCTGACGACCGACGGCCGCACGCTCTATGTTCGATTGGGCGACTGGGTCGGCGCGCTCGCTCTGGCCGGCGCCGCCGCGCTCCTCATCGCCGCGTTCCTCCGCAAACATCCTGAAGGAGCATCATCATGAAGCGTGTCCCGACCGTCCTGCTGCTCGCGTTCGCGCTCGGCGCGGGTAGGGCCCAGGCCCAGCACGCCTACGGCAACGCCGGCCCCTACGACCCGTCGGTACCGACGCCGCGCGCGGCGCTCGGCTACGATGTCGGAGACCGGTTCACGCCGCACCACATGCTGAGCCGCTATCTCGAGCGCCTGGCCCAGACCAGCCGCCGGGTGCGGCTCGACACCGTGGGCCGCACCTTCGAGGGGCGGGAGGTGCTGATGGTGATAATCACCAGCGAGGCCAACCAGGCGCGGCTCGACCAGGTCCGGGCCGACGCGGCGCGCCTGGCCGACCCGCGCGGTGCGTCCGCCTCCGATCTGGCGACGGTCTCCGGTCGCGCGCTTCCCGCCGTGTGGCTCGGCTATACGGTGCACGGTGGCGAGGCGTCGGGGACGGAAGCGTCGCTCGCGCTCGCCTACCAGCTCGCCGCCGGCAGCGACGCCGAGACGCAGCTCATCCTGGACAGCACGGTCGTGCTCATCGACCCGGTGCAGAATCC of Gemmatimonadales bacterium contains these proteins:
- the lnt gene encoding apolipoprotein N-acyltransferase, which codes for MSVRAFLPTRRELMPAAITAGLLFVAYAPFSLVLPSFVAMVPFVWALEDAPTHRRTDAQIAWTGYWFGVLANGVVLYWIVIALWHFTPLSLAGYLAAILVVLAPGWALAAWMVARVRRRTGLPLWLVFPIVWTAVEWIAGHLGDVRFPWLGLGTSLTRVPTLVQFADLGGARGVTLWLTWANVLMAGALRGRAWKPAAAVVATIAAALGYGGWRERTLVMRPVTTVAVVQPNVGFAEKRENREQDSLVLELLALTRRADSMPGVGLVAWPEAAIADYLFRHPDWEQWIGDLARTTRTPIVTGGLDVEWGDTPTSYEYYNAAFVFDSTGSNRSQPSYRKTYLVPIVERVPFVNPRWFGKLEYFGGFGHGDRFPVYRIAEGGFGIVICYESAFEDLARGYRRDGADFLVNITNDAWFGRTAAPYQHASHLVMRAIETRMGIARAANTGISEFVDPQGRTHLATGLYEEAVVAGPVLTTDGRTLYVRLGDWVGALALAGAAALLIAAFLRKHPEGASS